One genomic region from Alteromonas pelagimontana encodes:
- a CDS encoding 16S rRNA (uracil(1498)-N(3))-methyltransferase, with protein MRIPRLFHPATIVLDSEFDLSDDAAHHVATVLRLKANHPVVLFNGDGNEYSAQIISVSRRQVTVEADACLSLSKESPLFLHLGQGISKGDRMDTVLQKSVELGVTEITPLLTQHCAVKLDEKRWEKKHHQWQKIILGACEQSGRNTIPALHPVTSLSQWLASSTQASRLVLAPDAEHPLANTPYSSHGYRLLIGPEGGLSETEIHQAQECGYAATSMGPRILRTETAAIAGLSILQALHGDY; from the coding sequence AGACAGTGAATTTGATCTGTCCGATGACGCTGCACATCACGTTGCAACAGTATTACGATTGAAAGCAAACCATCCAGTGGTACTGTTTAACGGCGACGGGAATGAGTACAGCGCACAAATAATCAGTGTCAGTCGCAGACAGGTTACGGTAGAAGCGGATGCTTGTTTGTCATTATCCAAAGAATCTCCTCTCTTTTTGCATTTGGGGCAAGGCATTTCAAAGGGTGACCGCATGGACACCGTATTGCAAAAGAGCGTTGAGCTGGGCGTGACTGAAATCACGCCATTGTTAACGCAACACTGCGCTGTCAAACTGGATGAGAAACGCTGGGAGAAAAAGCACCATCAATGGCAGAAGATAATTTTGGGGGCCTGTGAACAAAGTGGCCGCAATACCATTCCCGCCCTGCATCCGGTGACGTCATTAAGTCAATGGCTCGCCAGCTCCACGCAGGCTTCTCGTTTAGTGTTGGCACCTGATGCTGAACATCCCTTAGCTAACACACCCTACAGCTCCCACGGATACCGCTTGCTGATTGGCCCGGAGGGCGGTCTTTCCGAAACAGAAATTCATCAGGCGCAGGAATGCGGCTATGCCGCTACCAGTATGGGACCGCGAATATTAAGAACAGAGACAGCAGCAATTGCCGGATTAAGTATCTTACAAGCGCTACACGGTGATTATTAA
- the gshB gene encoding glutathione synthase gives MSYTVGIVMDPIAKIKPSKDTSFAMILEAQRRGATVYYFEPGDLYLDNGKPMGVARKVSATDQATDFYTLAMEETIALASIDVLLMRKDPPFDSEYLYATQMLSLAEEEGAFVVNRPHALRDYNEKLFTSWFKDLIPATMVTQKPALVRAFHEKHQDIICKPLDGMGGASIFRIKPDGNNLGVVIETLTQLGRRYMMVQEYLPAIKDGDKRVLIVDGEVVPYCLARLPTKGETRGNLAVGGTGRPQPISESDRALAEAIAPVLKKHGLLFVGLDVIGDKITEINITSPTCVREIEAHYDINIMAMLFDAIEGKLVKKEVTDD, from the coding sequence ATGAGCTATACCGTTGGCATAGTGATGGATCCCATCGCTAAGATAAAACCTTCCAAAGACACTAGCTTTGCCATGATTCTGGAAGCACAACGTCGCGGTGCTACCGTTTACTATTTTGAACCCGGCGATTTATATTTGGATAACGGTAAGCCAATGGGTGTTGCGAGGAAGGTATCAGCAACGGATCAAGCCACCGATTTTTACACTCTGGCAATGGAAGAGACAATTGCCTTAGCGAGTATTGATGTACTATTGATGCGTAAAGATCCCCCTTTCGACAGTGAATATTTGTATGCCACACAAATGCTCTCGTTGGCTGAAGAGGAAGGGGCTTTTGTGGTGAACCGGCCTCACGCGCTGAGGGACTATAACGAAAAGCTCTTCACTTCATGGTTTAAAGATCTCATTCCCGCTACGATGGTGACGCAAAAGCCGGCGTTAGTCCGCGCGTTTCACGAAAAGCATCAGGATATTATTTGTAAGCCTCTCGATGGTATGGGCGGTGCTTCAATTTTTCGCATAAAGCCCGATGGCAACAATCTGGGTGTAGTGATTGAAACGCTAACGCAACTGGGCCGAAGATATATGATGGTTCAGGAATATCTCCCTGCTATTAAAGATGGCGATAAACGAGTGTTAATTGTGGACGGTGAAGTAGTGCCCTATTGTCTGGCCAGATTACCGACTAAAGGTGAAACCCGTGGCAATCTTGCAGTGGGAGGGACGGGCCGGCCTCAACCCATCAGCGAAAGTGATCGGGCATTGGCAGAAGCTATTGCGCCGGTACTGAAAAAACATGGTTTGCTGTTTGTGGGCCTGGATGTAATAGGCGATAAAATTACCGAAATAAACATTACCAGCCCTACATGCGTAAGAGAAATAGAAGCGCATTACGATATCAATATAATGGCAATGCTATTTGACGCCATTGAAGGAAAGTTAGTCAAAAAAGAGGTGACTGATGACTGA
- a CDS encoding YqgE/AlgH family protein, protein MTDLKSLQNHFLIAMPSLDDPYFSRSLTYVCEHNAEGAMGIVVNQPSTMTLRQLLDQTDKDAIVAEECAEQIILAGGPVNQERGFVLHNKQGEWGSSLELAPDIVVTTSKDIITAIGSKTGPDNSLIALGYAGWSAGQLEQEMQENAWLIIEADEQILFNTPIHQRWQAAVNKLGIDVWQLAPQVGHA, encoded by the coding sequence ATGACTGATTTAAAAAGCCTGCAAAACCACTTTCTGATTGCCATGCCCTCGCTTGACGATCCGTATTTTTCAAGATCGTTAACTTACGTGTGTGAGCACAACGCGGAAGGTGCCATGGGTATAGTGGTGAATCAGCCCTCTACTATGACACTAAGACAACTGTTGGATCAAACCGACAAAGATGCCATTGTGGCAGAAGAATGCGCCGAGCAGATTATTCTGGCGGGAGGCCCGGTTAATCAGGAACGCGGTTTCGTTCTGCATAATAAACAGGGCGAGTGGGGATCGAGTCTTGAGCTGGCTCCGGATATCGTTGTTACCACTTCCAAAGACATTATTACCGCGATTGGCAGCAAAACCGGACCTGATAATTCGCTCATTGCGCTGGGTTACGCGGGATGGTCTGCCGGTCAGTTAGAGCAGGAGATGCAGGAAAATGCGTGGCTGATTATTGAAGCAGACGAACAGATTCTTTTTAACACTCCCATTCATCAGCGCTGGCAAGCGGCAGTGAATAAACTGGGTATCGACGTTTGGCAACTTGCCCCGCAGGTTGGTCATGCCTGA
- the ruvX gene encoding Holliday junction resolvase RuvX, producing the protein MADEGQRTVLAFDFGTKSIGVAVGQEVTGTAFPLAALKARDGIPDWSLIEKLYEEWQPDVVVVGLPLNMDGTEQDITQRVKKFANRLHGRFKVKVETCDERLTTADAKAMLFELGGYKKLTKEKIDSVSACVIFSSWADLQY; encoded by the coding sequence ATGGCTGACGAGGGCCAGCGTACTGTGCTGGCGTTTGATTTTGGTACAAAGAGCATTGGCGTGGCAGTTGGACAAGAAGTCACCGGAACGGCATTTCCTCTTGCTGCGCTGAAAGCCCGTGATGGCATTCCAGACTGGTCACTGATAGAAAAACTATATGAAGAGTGGCAACCGGATGTGGTAGTTGTTGGGTTGCCACTGAATATGGATGGCACGGAACAGGATATTACCCAACGGGTGAAGAAATTTGCTAATCGTCTTCATGGCCGCTTTAAAGTGAAAGTGGAAACTTGCGATGAACGCTTGACTACCGCAGATGCAAAAGCAATGTTATTTGAGCTTGGCGGCTATAAAAAACTGACAAAAGAGAAAATAGACAGTGTTTCTGCCTGTGTGATTTTTAGCAGCTGGGCTGACCTTCAATACTGA
- a CDS encoding putative signal transducing protein, giving the protein MHKLFGHDDRFLLQRLRSELDALGIPYLVKNEFAGGAVGELPWQDVQQEIWLLDEAWFHKASQVVVGLIDCLADPQTGAWVCENCGENNDGGFDICWHCQHSRPT; this is encoded by the coding sequence ATGCACAAGCTTTTTGGTCACGACGACCGTTTTCTGTTACAACGATTACGTAGCGAACTGGATGCGCTGGGGATACCGTATCTGGTAAAAAACGAATTTGCCGGTGGGGCGGTAGGTGAATTGCCTTGGCAGGATGTACAACAGGAAATATGGCTGCTTGATGAGGCGTGGTTTCATAAAGCCTCGCAAGTGGTGGTTGGACTTATTGATTGCCTGGCTGACCCACAAACCGGCGCCTGGGTATGTGAAAATTGCGGCGAAAATAACGACGGTGGATTCGATATTTGCTGGCACTGTCAGCATAGTCGTCCCACCTGA
- a CDS encoding PilT/PilU family type 4a pilus ATPase, whose product MLDGFLENMVAQSASDLFVTAGFPVSAKINGQLTPLTAHALSEEDALALVHQAMNEKQQQEFHHTKECNFAIAREGVGRFRCSAFWQRDQAGMVVRRIVTQIPKADELGLPEVLKNVIMSKRGLVLFVGGTGTGKSTSLAALIGHRNEHSKGHILTIEDPIEFVHEHRNCVITQREVGIDTQSFDDALKSSLRQAPDVILIGEIRSMETMEYAMSFADTGHLCVATLHANNANQAIERIMHLAPKDMHDKLRFDLSLNIRAIVAQQLVPTVDGKGRVAAIEILLNSPLVADLIQRNEIGSLKEAMKKGREMGMQSFDMALYDLYKAGRIDLDQALHHADSPNDLRLMIKLDSGDGSGLGSLSNVSIDLD is encoded by the coding sequence ATGTTAGACGGGTTTCTTGAGAACATGGTGGCGCAGTCAGCCTCTGATTTATTTGTGACGGCAGGCTTTCCGGTCAGTGCAAAAATTAATGGTCAGCTTACGCCGCTAACTGCTCATGCGCTTTCTGAAGAAGATGCACTTGCCCTTGTTCATCAAGCCATGAATGAAAAGCAACAGCAAGAATTCCATCATACCAAAGAATGTAATTTTGCTATTGCTCGCGAAGGTGTAGGACGTTTTCGTTGCAGTGCTTTTTGGCAGCGGGATCAAGCCGGCATGGTTGTTCGTCGCATTGTTACTCAAATCCCCAAGGCCGATGAGCTGGGGCTGCCTGAGGTGCTGAAAAACGTAATTATGTCAAAACGCGGGCTGGTGCTTTTTGTGGGCGGAACCGGTACCGGAAAATCCACCTCGTTGGCCGCGCTTATTGGACATCGCAATGAACATTCCAAAGGCCATATTCTCACTATTGAAGACCCCATTGAATTTGTTCATGAACACCGAAACTGTGTAATAACACAGCGTGAAGTAGGTATTGATACGCAATCTTTTGATGATGCGTTGAAAAGCTCCTTGCGGCAGGCACCGGACGTTATTTTGATTGGTGAAATCCGTTCCATGGAAACCATGGAATACGCCATGTCATTTGCCGATACGGGCCACTTATGTGTGGCGACGCTGCACGCGAATAACGCTAACCAAGCCATCGAGCGGATTATGCATCTGGCGCCCAAAGATATGCACGATAAACTGCGCTTTGACCTCAGCCTGAACATTCGCGCAATAGTGGCACAGCAACTGGTTCCCACTGTCGACGGAAAGGGCAGGGTAGCTGCGATTGAAATTTTGTTGAACTCACCGTTGGTTGCAGACCTTATTCAACGTAATGAAATTGGTAGCCTGAAAGAAGCCATGAAAAAGGGGCGGGAAATGGGCATGCAGAGCTTTGATATGGCGCTTTATGATTTGTACAAAGCGGGCAGAATTGATCTCGATCAGGCGTTACATCACGCAGATTCGCCAAACGATTTACGCCTAATGATAAAACTGGATTCAGGAGACGGTTCTGGATTGGGATCGTTATCCAATGTATCGATTGATTTAGATTAA
- a CDS encoding type IV pilus twitching motility protein PilT translates to MDITELLAFSVKNNASDLHLSAGLPPIIRVDGEMRRLNIPALDHKQVHALIYEIMNDMQRKEYEENFETDFSFEVKDLSRFRVNAFIQNRGAAAVLRTIPSKVLTLDDLGAPQIFKSIINQPTGLVLVTGATGSGKSTTLAAMIDHINSTKREHILTIEDPIEFVHDNKLSLLNQREVHRDTKSFSNALRSALREDPDVILVGELRDLETIRLAMSAAETGHLVFGTLHTNSAPKTIDRIIDVFPAEEKSMVRSMLSESLRAVISQTLLKKIGGGRVAAHEIMLGIPAIRNLIREDKVPQMYSVIQTGQAHGMQTMDQCLQKLVAMGAISQQDAAAKSIDKQATSKF, encoded by the coding sequence GTGGATATTACCGAACTTTTAGCATTCAGTGTTAAAAATAACGCATCAGACCTGCACCTTTCGGCTGGTCTTCCCCCCATTATTCGGGTTGATGGCGAAATGCGTCGGCTAAATATTCCGGCACTTGATCACAAGCAGGTACATGCGCTGATTTACGAAATCATGAACGATATGCAGCGCAAAGAATATGAAGAAAATTTTGAGACCGATTTTTCTTTTGAAGTAAAAGATTTGTCTCGTTTTAGGGTTAACGCATTTATTCAAAACCGCGGTGCGGCGGCTGTACTTCGTACTATTCCCAGCAAAGTGCTGACGCTGGATGACTTGGGTGCGCCGCAGATTTTTAAGAGTATCATCAATCAGCCAACCGGTCTGGTGCTGGTAACAGGGGCGACTGGGTCGGGTAAAAGTACCACCTTAGCTGCCATGATTGATCATATTAACTCTACCAAACGTGAGCATATTCTTACCATTGAAGACCCCATAGAATTTGTGCATGACAACAAGCTGAGCCTACTGAATCAACGGGAAGTGCACCGAGATACAAAGAGCTTCTCCAATGCGCTACGTTCTGCACTGCGGGAAGATCCTGACGTCATTCTGGTGGGCGAGCTGCGGGATCTGGAAACCATCCGTTTAGCCATGTCGGCTGCAGAAACCGGTCATTTAGTTTTTGGCACGCTGCACACGAACTCTGCTCCTAAAACCATTGATCGTATTATTGATGTTTTTCCGGCAGAAGAAAAATCCATGGTGCGCTCTATGCTATCTGAATCGCTGCGCGCAGTTATTTCGCAGACACTGCTGAAAAAGATAGGTGGCGGACGGGTGGCGGCTCACGAAATTATGTTGGGTATTCCAGCCATTCGAAATCTGATCCGGGAAGATAAAGTGCCGCAGATGTATTCGGTTATTCAGACTGGTCAGGCTCACGGCATGCAGACGATGGATCAATGTTTACAGAAGCTGGTGGCAATGGGCGCCATTTCGCAGCAGGATGCGGCTGCGAAATCGATTGATAAACAAGCCACCAGTAAGTTTTAG
- a CDS encoding YggS family pyridoxal phosphate-dependent enzyme has translation MQTIAERLISAYGRIDQATASAHRPPKSVQLLAVSKTKPVSDIKLAYEAGQRSFGENYVQEGIDKIQQLQAYSDIEWHLIGPLQSNKTKVVAEHFHWVQSVDREKIARRLNDQRPSSLPPLQVCIQLNIDEEDSKAGILPVELPGLLDAITAMERLQLRGLMAIPKADAAPSAQAETLAQLAKLFAQYRTKLSNFDTLSVGMSGDMEEAIQHGSTMVRIGSAIFGSR, from the coding sequence ATGCAAACAATAGCAGAACGACTGATATCCGCCTACGGGCGTATAGATCAGGCTACTGCCAGCGCCCATCGTCCACCAAAATCGGTGCAATTACTAGCGGTGAGCAAGACTAAACCCGTATCTGATATCAAGCTTGCGTATGAAGCCGGACAACGTTCTTTTGGCGAAAACTACGTGCAGGAAGGCATAGATAAAATCCAGCAGCTTCAGGCGTACAGCGATATCGAATGGCATCTTATCGGGCCATTGCAATCCAACAAAACCAAGGTGGTAGCGGAACATTTTCATTGGGTTCAGTCTGTTGACCGCGAGAAAATTGCGCGGCGCTTAAACGATCAGCGGCCTTCGTCATTACCGCCGCTGCAAGTGTGTATTCAACTTAATATTGATGAAGAAGACAGCAAAGCCGGTATTTTGCCCGTCGAATTACCGGGGCTTCTTGATGCCATTACCGCAATGGAGCGCCTGCAATTGCGGGGCTTGATGGCAATTCCTAAAGCTGATGCAGCGCCGTCAGCACAGGCTGAAACTCTGGCTCAGCTGGCCAAATTGTTTGCTCAATACCGTACAAAGCTGAGCAATTTTGATACCCTGTCCGTAGGAATGAGCGGTGATATGGAAGAAGCAATACAACACGGTTCCACAATGGTAAGAATTGGCAGTGCGATTTTCGGTTCACGGTAA
- the proC gene encoding pyrroline-5-carboxylate reductase — protein sequence MQQKKLAFIGAGNMSRSIISGLIQSGYSQENILASNPSTPKLDALKKDFGIHTSQSNDEACQFADAIVLAVKPQMMGEMCQALQNNNLSDKLFLSIAAGLPVARLQAMLGGDYPVVRIMPNTPSLLGKGMSGMYADDKVSAADKQYVDDVMGSVGETVWVEQEEGINGVIAAAGSSPAYFFLFLQAMQEEAMNMGFEKDIARKMVQQAMLGAAEMVCHNQNLELSELRAQVTSKGGTTAAACNTLIDEGLSDTVAKAMRAAVARAEEMAKQL from the coding sequence ATGCAACAGAAGAAACTTGCTTTCATTGGCGCTGGAAACATGAGCCGCAGCATAATCAGTGGCCTGATTCAATCGGGATATAGCCAGGAAAATATTCTCGCGAGTAATCCGTCTACACCCAAGCTTGACGCATTGAAAAAAGATTTTGGCATTCATACCTCGCAATCGAATGATGAAGCTTGTCAGTTTGCCGATGCTATTGTGCTGGCAGTTAAACCGCAGATGATGGGAGAGATGTGTCAGGCGCTTCAGAACAACAATCTTTCCGACAAGCTATTTTTATCTATTGCCGCAGGATTACCCGTTGCCCGGTTGCAGGCGATGTTAGGCGGCGATTATCCGGTGGTTAGAATTATGCCCAATACGCCCAGTTTGTTAGGTAAAGGAATGTCAGGCATGTATGCTGATGACAAAGTAAGCGCTGCAGACAAGCAATATGTGGATGATGTTATGGGCAGCGTGGGCGAAACGGTTTGGGTGGAGCAGGAAGAGGGTATTAATGGTGTTATTGCCGCCGCCGGTAGCAGCCCCGCTTACTTCTTTTTATTTTTGCAAGCCATGCAAGAAGAAGCGATGAATATGGGTTTTGAAAAAGACATCGCCAGAAAGATGGTTCAGCAGGCCATGTTAGGCGCAGCTGAAATGGTTTGTCACAATCAAAATCTTGAATTAAGCGAGCTGCGCGCCCAAGTTACGTCTAAAGGCGGCACTACGGCGGCAGCGTGTAACACACTAATCGACGAAGGTTTATCAGACACTGTCGCTAAAGCAATGCGCGCAGCCGTAGCTCGCGCAGAAGAAATGGCTAAACAGCTTTAA
- a CDS encoding YggT family protein, with translation MSASVFLISTLFNLYLMVVLLRLWLQLVRADFYNPLSQFVVKATHPIVAPLRRIIPSMGSFDTATFVLALLVAAAKLITLSLVFGSGAFNPLAIVILALADVVKEFLSLVFWVLILRAILSWVSQGQSPIEYVLHQLTEPFLAPIRRIIPPLGGLDLSVLVAIIALQFIQLLLQDTFGLY, from the coding sequence ATGAGCGCATCAGTTTTTCTTATCAGCACCTTATTCAACCTTTATCTTATGGTGGTGCTTTTGCGGTTGTGGTTACAGTTGGTCCGTGCCGACTTTTATAATCCGCTAAGTCAATTTGTGGTTAAGGCGACGCATCCTATCGTAGCGCCGCTACGCAGAATCATTCCTTCTATGGGAAGTTTTGACACCGCCACCTTTGTGCTGGCGCTGTTAGTGGCTGCAGCTAAATTGATCACGCTGTCGCTGGTTTTTGGCAGCGGCGCTTTTAATCCCCTAGCCATCGTAATACTAGCACTGGCGGATGTTGTGAAAGAATTTTTGTCACTCGTCTTTTGGGTACTGATCCTGCGGGCAATTTTAAGTTGGGTATCGCAAGGACAAAGCCCCATCGAATACGTATTGCACCAGTTAACTGAACCCTTTCTTGCTCCTATTAGAAGAATTATTCCTCCTCTTGGCGGTCTCGATCTTTCTGTGCTGGTGGCAATCATAGCGTTGCAGTTCATTCAGTTGCTGTTGCAAGACACCTTTGGGCTTTATTAA
- a CDS encoding DUF4426 domain-containing protein — MNKSWLFILCITLGFALPAKAEQKQTLGSWDVHYIVVNTAFLAPEVAKTYGITRSKYSALINISVLDSQTQAAQAVAVTGTARNLLGNTKELAFRKVEEGDAIYYLAAMNFSDRETYRFAIDIQDGNTIRTLKFQQQLYAD, encoded by the coding sequence ATGAATAAAAGCTGGTTGTTTATTTTATGCATCACCCTCGGTTTTGCTCTGCCAGCCAAGGCCGAGCAAAAACAGACGCTGGGAAGCTGGGATGTTCACTATATTGTAGTCAACACGGCTTTTCTTGCCCCGGAAGTTGCCAAAACCTATGGCATTACTCGTAGTAAATATAGTGCCTTAATAAATATTTCGGTACTTGATAGCCAAACCCAAGCCGCGCAGGCGGTCGCGGTGACGGGTACCGCGCGTAATTTACTTGGTAATACCAAAGAGCTGGCATTTCGCAAAGTGGAAGAAGGCGATGCCATTTACTATTTGGCAGCTATGAATTTTAGTGACAGGGAAACGTACCGTTTCGCTATCGACATCCAGGATGGCAACACAATCAGAACGTTAAAGTTTCAACAGCAATTATACGCTGATTAA
- the yaaA gene encoding peroxide stress protein YaaA yields MLVVVSPAKNLNFESPIPITQYTQPEMLEDTKRLAARCKALSPAELSSLMSISDNLATLNANRFAEFHTPFTKTNARQALYAFNGDVYTGLDAYTLTEQNVQYAQSHLRILSGLYGVLKPLDLIQAYRLEMGTKLTNEAGKDLYSFWGNRITDNLNSALAEQGDKVLVNLASTEYFKSVNKKLLDGMIITPVFKDKKNGQYKIISFYAKKARGLMARFIIENQLTEVAQLQAFNTSGYYFSEKDSSATEMVFLREEQAK; encoded by the coding sequence ATGTTAGTTGTTGTATCCCCCGCGAAAAACCTCAATTTTGAGTCACCGATCCCAATAACCCAGTACACTCAGCCCGAAATGCTGGAAGATACCAAACGTCTGGCAGCACGTTGTAAAGCGCTTTCTCCTGCCGAATTGTCGTCGTTAATGAGTATCAGCGATAATTTGGCGACACTCAACGCAAACCGTTTTGCAGAATTTCATACTCCCTTTACTAAAACCAATGCGCGCCAGGCTCTGTACGCATTTAACGGAGATGTCTATACGGGCTTAGACGCTTATACATTGACTGAACAAAACGTGCAGTATGCACAGTCTCACCTGCGTATTTTGTCTGGCCTGTATGGTGTGCTAAAACCCTTAGACCTTATTCAGGCTTATCGTCTGGAAATGGGAACAAAGCTTACAAATGAAGCGGGTAAAGACTTGTACAGCTTTTGGGGCAATCGTATTACCGACAACCTCAATAGTGCGCTGGCAGAGCAGGGCGATAAGGTGCTGGTAAATCTCGCTTCAACTGAATACTTTAAATCGGTAAATAAAAAGCTGCTGGACGGTATGATTATTACGCCAGTATTTAAAGACAAGAAAAATGGTCAATATAAAATTATCAGTTTTTATGCGAAGAAAGCGCGGGGACTGATGGCGCGGTTTATCATTGAAAACCAACTGACAGAGGTGGCGCAGCTGCAGGCGTTTAATACCAGTGGTTATTATTTCAGTGAAAAAGACAGTAGCGCAACAGAAATGGTGTTTTTACGGGAAGAACAAGCAAAATAG
- the tal gene encoding transaldolase has translation MTNQLESLRKITTVVADTGDIEAIKKYQPVDATTNPSLLLKAASLPHYAELIDDAVAWAKLQSQDDKQRLTDAADKLSVSIGKEISALVPGRISTEVDARLSFDTEATIKKAQRLIELYNDVGVDKSRILIKMASSWEGIRAAEELEKQGINCNLTLLFNFAQARACAEAGVYLISPFVGRILDWYKQNTDKKEYTAEEDPGVQSVTEIYNYYKDYGYSTVVMGASFRNIGEIKALAGCDRLTISPDLLEQLANEPSELTAVLKDNGASKTPGEKLTESAFRWEMNEDPMATHKLAEGVRNFAADQIKLETVLREKLGI, from the coding sequence ATGACTAATCAGTTAGAATCATTACGAAAAATCACCACCGTTGTTGCTGACACTGGCGACATTGAAGCTATTAAAAAATATCAACCCGTTGATGCCACCACCAACCCGTCTTTACTGCTTAAAGCTGCCAGTCTACCTCATTATGCAGAATTAATTGATGACGCCGTTGCCTGGGCAAAGTTGCAGTCACAGGACGATAAGCAGCGTCTCACTGATGCCGCTGACAAGCTTTCTGTTTCCATTGGCAAAGAAATTTCTGCACTGGTACCGGGCCGTATATCAACAGAAGTAGACGCACGCTTGTCTTTTGATACCGAAGCCACGATAAAAAAAGCGCAACGATTGATAGAACTTTATAACGATGTAGGCGTTGATAAGTCGCGCATTCTTATAAAAATGGCGTCTAGTTGGGAAGGTATTCGGGCCGCAGAAGAGCTGGAAAAACAGGGTATCAACTGTAACCTGACACTGTTGTTCAACTTTGCGCAGGCTCGCGCATGTGCAGAAGCTGGAGTTTATCTTATCTCTCCGTTTGTGGGTCGTATTCTTGACTGGTATAAGCAAAATACCGACAAAAAAGAATACACGGCTGAGGAAGATCCAGGCGTACAGTCCGTCACAGAAATTTACAACTATTACAAAGACTACGGCTACAGCACAGTAGTAATGGGTGCCAGCTTCCGTAACATCGGTGAAATTAAAGCCCTTGCTGGTTGCGACAGACTTACCATTAGCCCGGATCTGCTGGAGCAACTGGCAAATGAGCCATCTGAACTTACCGCAGTTTTGAAAGACAACGGTGCCAGCAAAACACCGGGAGAGAAGCTGACAGAAAGCGCATTCCGCTGGGAAATGAACGAAGATCCTATGGCTACTCATAAGCTGGCTGAAGGTGTACGTAACTTTGCTGCGGATCAAATAAAACTTGAGACTGTGTTGAGAGAAAAATTGGGCATATAA